In Molothrus aeneus isolate 106 chromosome 11, BPBGC_Maene_1.0, whole genome shotgun sequence, a genomic segment contains:
- the CAPNS2 gene encoding LOW QUALITY PROTEIN: calpain small subunit 2 (The sequence of the model RefSeq protein was modified relative to this genomic sequence to represent the inferred CDS: inserted 1 base in 1 codon), which yields MVKSKHADKLCFTHAQVRHKTASESYRXTGSPSNSLQKIFTMFLAKALLSGGSGGSGSSRGGNLVRGLGGLLTGGGGAGNIGGLVGGLVNLISEAAAQYNPEPPPPPRSHFTNVEAQESDEIRQFRRLFAQLAGDDMEVCATELRDILNKVLSRHQDLRADGFSLDTCRSMVAVMDSDTSGKLGFEEFKYLWNNVKKWQGVYKQYDTDQSGTVGRAQLPSALRAAGFQLNEQLCQVIVRRYGAEDGSMDFNSFISCLVRLDSMFRAFKSLDQDGSGHVRVTIEDWLQLTMYS from the exons ATGGTGAAGTCTAAGCATGCAGATAAGCTGTGTTTTACCCACGCCCAAGTCAGACACAAAACAGCTTCAGAGAGCTACA ACACTGGATCTCCGAGTAACTCACTTCAGAAAATCTTCACGATGTTCCTTGCTAAAGCTTTGCTGAGTGGAGGAAGTGGAGGAAGTGGTAGCAGTCGTGGAGGAAACCTTGTACGTGGCCTTGGagggctcctgacaggaggTGGAGGTGCAGGCAATATTGGAGGACTTGTTGGAGGTCTCGTCAACCTTATAagtgaagcagcagctcagtatAATCCAGAGCCACCTCCACCTCCTCGCAGTCATTTTACAAATGTGGAAGCTCAGGAGAGTGATGAGATCAGACAATTTCGTCGCCTGTttgcccagctggctggagATGATATGGAAGTGTGTGCCACCGAGCTAAGGGACATCCTGAACAAAGTCCTCTCCAGACACCAAGACCTGAGGGCGGATGGCTTCAGCCTGGACACCTGCCGCAGCATGGTCGCCGTCATGGACAGCGACACGAGCGGGAAGCTGGGCTTTGAGGAGTTCAAGTACCTGTGGAACAACGTCAAGAAGTGGCAAGGTGTGTACAAGCAGTATGACACTGATCAGTCAGGCACTGTTGGGAGAGCCCAGCTGCCCAGCGCCTTGAGGGCTGCGGGGTTCCAGCTGAAcgagcagctgtgccaggtgaTCGTGCGCAGGTACGGCGCCGAGGACGGCAGCATGGACTTCAACAGCTTCATCAGCTGCCTGGTGCGCCTGGACAGCATGTTCAGGGCCTTCAAGTCCCTGGACCAGGATGGAAGTGGCCACGTCAGAGTGACCATTGAAGACTGGCTGCAGCTGACCATGTATTCATGA